Genomic window (Mesorhizobium sp. M4B.F.Ca.ET.058.02.1.1):
TCGGCCAATTGCCAGGAGTGTTTCAGCAGATTGCGGCCTTCTCGCCGCTGGCGAATTCTATCGATCTAATCCGTCCGGTGATGCTCGGCCGCCTGGGCGACAATGTAGGGCTGCATATAGGCGCACTTTGCATGTTCGCTGTATTGCCTTTTTTTGTGTCGGCTGGACTGTTTCATCGACGACTAATGCGTTGACGCTTACCTACGCCCATCAACGAGAAGGAGGTCCGCAATGCCGGATTGCAAACTGCCCACAGCGGCCCGGAGGCATGCGTGTGCCAGGAATCGCGAGTGGTACAACAACGCCGAAGCCGGGCGCCACCCAGCCGCTGCAGGCACGCGCCCATCTTCGCGACCACACCTCGGAGTACAGGCTGGGTGGTGAGGCGCGGACCCACCCGGAGCGTTCAAGCGATAGCAGCCAAGCTTCTTGTGCGCGTCCCCAGACCGTCGCGGCCATTATTTAGTTGGATACACATGCAATGACCCACAACGAACCAACTCCTGAGCCTTTTGTGATCCTTGCTATGCCAAGGACCGGAACACACTATTTAGAAGAATTGCTAAACGAGCATCCGACCGTTTTGAGTAACGGTGAGTTGCTAAACGAATATGATCCCAATTGGCCCAGCACGGATCGCCTGCTAGGCACGGATCGCGAGCTTCTTGAGCTTGCCTATGTGCGCTGCCCTATGCGCGACTACAAGAATGTGACGCATCTTGGCTGCAAGATCAATGAACCTCAGTTTCGCGAGCGTCCAGCATTCTTTGCGGAATTAGCTCGTTGGCCAGCACTCAAGGTCATCCTCGTTGTTCGCCGAAACGTATTGGAATCGCTCCGTTCCTTTGTGCAGGCCAGGGAAAGCGGTCAGTGGCTGAAGTTCAGCTCGGACAACGATACCGCTCGGCCACCGAGCGTCAGGTTGTCAATCGCTGACTGTGAGGCTTATTTCAAAGCCGCCGACGATTTTCACGCTCGCGTTATGGACTCCTTCACGTCGACCAACCTGCTTGTAATGGAATACGAGAGCCTTCTTCATGAACCTGCCCAATGCTTGGGAGCGGTTTGGGATTTCCTGGGCGTTCCAGCGCTTGAGCCATCAGATAACGCCATCCTGCAGCGCCAGGAAACGCGACCGCTGGATCAAACGGTGGAGAACTTTGACGAGTTGCGGATTCACTTCGCACGCGGACCTTATTCAAGATTTTTTGACCTCGGAGATTCGATGCGCTCCTACGCTTAATCGCTTGTCCCGCGTGCTCTGATGGGCGTGTAGGATATCCTACAGTTTGCGCGCATTCCGTCGCAAAACTGACCAACCAAAGTCACCAAGACGACAGATATCGGCCGGCATTCGATCTGCGGCGAACATCAAAGGCACGGCCGCAAGGCGACCTGGTCAATTCCCTCTCTGGCGAAGCACTTCTTCACGCGATCTTTGGCGAGCCTTGAGTGCAAATTCCGGCAAAGGTGGAGGGTTCCAGTGCGCAACCCGCACCAATCTCGCTGGACGGGACAGGCCTCCAGTTGGCACGGCGCTTGCTCCGAGATGACAGCAGCGCTCGACCGGAGCGCAGCATGGGAGAAGGAGGAGCCCCCACCCCGATCCGGTCAGGGAGAGAGAAACGGTGTTGGTTCCAAAAGTCCCCCGCGCGATCGCAGCGCCCCGCAAGCGCCATTTTGCCCGGACCTACGTGCAGGTGCTTGCCGCCATAGTCCTGGGTGCCGCAATTGGCTATCTCTATCCGGAAACCGGCCAGAGCCTGAAGCCGCTCGGCGATGCCTTCATCAAAGTCGTCAAGATGATTATCGCACCTGTCATCTTCCTGACAATTGCGACCGGCATTGCCGGCATGAGCGATCTGCAGAAGGTCGGCCGAGTTGCCGCCAAGGCGATGGTTTATTTCCTCACCTTCTCGACGCTTGCACTCGTTGTCGGACTGATTGTCGCGAATATCGTTCAGCCTGGCGCCGGCCTCAACATCGATCCGGCCTCGCTCGATGTCCAAGCCGTTAAGGGCTATGTGGCCACGGCTCACGAGCAGTCCGTGACCAGCTTCCTGATGAACATCATCCCGTCAACGATTGCCAGTGCCTTCGCGGAAGGCGACATCCTGCAAGTCTTGTTCTTCTCGGTCCTGTTCGGCATTGCTTTGGCGATGACCGGAGAGACGAGCAGGCCGGTCGTTACCTTTCTCCAGGCGCTTACCGCCCCCATTTTTAAGCTCGTCGGCATTCTGATGAAGGCTGCACCCATCGGCGCCTTCGGCGCAATGGCCTTTACGATCGGCAAATACGGTATCGGTTCGGTGGCCAACCTCGCGATACTGGTCGCGACGTTCTATCTTACCGCCTTCCTCTTCGTGTTCGGGGCTCTCGGCGCGGTCTGCCGCTACAACGGCTTCTCGATCTTTTCTCTTGTCCGCTACATCAAGGACGAACTGCTGCTTGTCCTGGCAACGTCCTCCTCGGAGGCCGCGCTGCCCTCGCTCATGGAGAAGATGGAGAAGGCCGGCGCCGCGCGTTCGGTCGTAAGTCTCGTCATCCCTACTGGATACTCATTCAATCTGGACGGTACCAATATCTACATGACGATCGCCGCCCTCTTCATCGCGCAGGCGACGAACACAGATTTGTCAATTGCCGATCAG
Coding sequences:
- a CDS encoding dicarboxylate/amino acid:cation symporter, encoding MVPKVPRAIAAPRKRHFARTYVQVLAAIVLGAAIGYLYPETGQSLKPLGDAFIKVVKMIIAPVIFLTIATGIAGMSDLQKVGRVAAKAMVYFLTFSTLALVVGLIVANIVQPGAGLNIDPASLDVQAVKGYVATAHEQSVTSFLMNIIPSTIASAFAEGDILQVLFFSVLFGIALAMTGETSRPVVTFLQALTAPIFKLVGILMKAAPIGAFGAMAFTIGKYGIGSVANLAILVATFYLTAFLFVFGALGAVCRYNGFSIFSLVRYIKDELLLVLATSSSEAALPSLMEKMEKAGAARSVVSLVIPTGYSFNLDGTNIYMTIAALFIAQATNTDLSIADQILLLLIAMLSSKGAAGVTGAGFITLAATLSVVPSVPVAGMALILGVDRFMSECRALTNLVGNAVASLVVARWEGELDQSRMEAAFRG
- a CDS encoding sulfotransferase, whose translation is MTHNEPTPEPFVILAMPRTGTHYLEELLNEHPTVLSNGELLNEYDPNWPSTDRLLGTDRELLELAYVRCPMRDYKNVTHLGCKINEPQFRERPAFFAELARWPALKVILVVRRNVLESLRSFVQARESGQWLKFSSDNDTARPPSVRLSIADCEAYFKAADDFHARVMDSFTSTNLLVMEYESLLHEPAQCLGAVWDFLGVPALEPSDNAILQRQETRPLDQTVENFDELRIHFARGPYSRFFDLGDSMRSYA